TCAGCTTCCACAAGTTCACCTCAAGGGGGCGCCCTATCCGCTTTACTGTATATCCAGGAGGCGTTCTGCTGTGACTCAGTGTGAGGGAAGGCATGCATTCAGATTTACTGAAGATTATCGGTCTGCTGCATGAGAATGAGATATAATTTCTTACAGTAGTGTAAAGATAATTTTAAAACTAAATCTAACTTTAGGGGAACCTCACCATAGCTGTCATCAGGGCAGCAGCATCAGAATCTGAACAAACTCTTTGGTGTTGGTTttggtagaggagtcgtttagcaaCCATCAAACCTatcattttaaagtaacacaatgcaacaatttgacaccttttgaggtatggttttataggcaactagtgttggtaccatcctcaaattcatttgtatagcatatggtcatgtgaagtacagataaacacctgtgtctttcccactagccatgcaggatatgccctatgtagttctggaacaccctgcaaaaatggaagaaaagcttcacagcatgacattattagctatactgccaaaagacaccagttcgttttttggcaagcttctatcagtgtcaactgggccgTTGGtgatgtttgcaaggtttttgcaatTGGATtagtttatggctcggtccgagccactatgttcgTTTCTcacttacagagccaggactgtgtacgaacgaaaacgtttatttttatttttttttaattgcacaCACTGAccggactgtgaggagcaatttgctgaatttgacaattAAAATTGTGCACTGCACATTTAGAAATATGGGGTGTATAAATGCAAGCAAGGTGGAACGCCAGGCAACTTTTTAAGAGGCCATGTAGACAAAACAGACATACGACTCTGGTAAGTGGTTATACTCTGTCCATGCCTGTTACTAAATAGgatataaacatacatttgGCTAAATTACTTTACCTTCCTTCCTGGGTTTCTTTTAATTTAATGTTAAATCGTACATCTCCAAATAGCCTATACTCTGGCCACTCCCACAGTCGTAAACATGTTCAAGTTATTACCGTAAAATGTTCCTCTGTGTCGTGTCTGTGCCCCTGATTTTCGGCGTTTGAAACCCTTTCGGCCTCTCCGTACGGCACCGCAGCTGAAGACGGTATGTGCTCCGCTGAGCTCCTATGACAATCACAAAATTGTTGTCCTATATATACGTTTTGAAGCATTCATTTGCGTTTTATGTCTTCTAGAAACATGCCAGCGAAAGGCCCACTCCAATCTGTCCAGGTCTTTGGACGCAAAGTGAGTAAAAAATATTAAACATCCACGTGTGCCTTTAAGCTAGGTGGCTAGCTACTGAATTGGCGTACAACATGCTACCTGGTTAGCTTGTCAGCAGTTCACTGTCAATTTTTACAACGTGCTACAGCATATGTATGTTAGTTGTCATAGAACAACGAATGGAATGTTTCTTGAAACGTCAAAATGTTAACCTCGATAGATTTAGAGGAGTGAGTTATAGTTAAGCGCGTGTTTCATCAAATGCGGCCTAGTAATACCGCCTATCGCATTGGCTGCTTGGACCAGCCGTGCGTGGTATACAATTAGGGAAGGAGCTAACGCTATTTAGTTAGCAGCCTACATAACGTAATTAACTAATTCCTGAAATGTGACTAAAAGCATGTACATACTTAATCTCGTTAACCTTACCTCAAAAATAGCAGTTAAATGTATGGCATGTCTAAGTTAAATAGCGCACCTGTGTTGTTAGATAGCAATGTAACGTTGTCAGCTAATttatgttagcttgctagtaACCGAACCTGGTCGAGGGCATTAGGCTTGCCAGAACAAGTTAAGTGACGAACGATCTAGTAAGTGTTGGGTAAGGAGACCAAGAACATTTATCCGATtaccttgtttgtttgtgttttaaacagAAAACAGCCACAGCTGTTGCCCACTGCAAGAGGGGAAATGGCCTCATCAAGGTGAATGGCAGACCTCTTGAGATGATTGAGCCAGCAACTCTTCAGTACAAGGTATGTGATGTTGCTGTCGTCTTGGCTGTTCCTTGATGTGCTGACGATTTACTTTATGAATAGCTGTCTGATGTGTTGTATGTCTCAGTAGAAGTAATGATATCTGATGGGAGAGGGAAAGGCAAGAAATTAGCATTATTATGTCAGTGATCCATAAATCATTAAGTGTTTCGGATGGTTTGGCCGTGTTGGCTGATTGAATATTTAAGATGAATAAGAATTTGGTGAGTGAAACCAATGGCTTATCTCAAGACTTCCTGGGGTGGTACActtggttgtttttttgtgttgtacACATGTGTGGCTACAATATATTGCTGTATGGCATTGCCAACTATCTGCCTGTGTTTAGTGGAAGATATTACATTTGCAGATGTCGTCTAGCATGTAGATCTATCAGTCAGTCTACTGGAAGGAAATTACTAATttcattttatatataaaaagtgTAGATAGGTGACCTTTTGCAGTAAGGATTTGGTTCCAGGTGTTTTCAAGGGTGTCTGCTGAAAGGCAGCTCCACATCTGATTACTGATATATTTTTGACAGCTTGACTGCCATAAGGATTTGGATTTCAGTAAAAAATATTCCAACTTTATCCATATCTACATACTGTTTGCTGAGGAAATGTGAAGTTGTGACCTAATGCTACGTGCTATTGTGTCCGTAGTTGCTGGAGCCCATTCTTCTGCTGGGCAAGGAGCGTTTTGCTGGAGTGGACATCAGGGTGCGTGTGAAGGGTGGTGGACACGTCGCTCAGGTCTACGGTAGGTGGATGGATGGGAAGACGCATAGAGGGAGCACATCTTGCCTTCAGTTTTTGagatttaaaaaatacaaatgtgtCCCTCTTAGACTATTCTGGTATCAACGCTGTGCTTTCTCGTAGACAACAgtggtttttatttatttcgcTGTATCAAGTCTTTGCTCTCTTCACTTTCAGCTATCCGTCAAGCCATTTCCAAATCCCTGGTGGCGTACTACCAGAAATGTAAGTTCTCATTTAAACGGCAAAAGCCTCAGTCAGTggggtgtttttttgtgtgtgtggagtttatcTTTAAGGAGAGGTGATTTTTCTCTACATCAGTTGTTCAATACATGTTTAATTTGTTCACCTCCTGCAGATGTCGATGAGGCCTCTAAGA
The sequence above is drawn from the Clupea harengus chromosome 16, Ch_v2.0.2, whole genome shotgun sequence genome and encodes:
- the rps16 gene encoding 40S ribosomal protein S16; translated protein: MPAKGPLQSVQVFGRKKTATAVAHCKRGNGLIKVNGRPLEMIEPATLQYKLLEPILLLGKERFAGVDIRVRVKGGGHVAQVYAIRQAISKSLVAYYQKYVDEASKKEIKDILIQYDRTLLVADPRRCESKKFGGPGARARYQKSYR